In Romboutsia lituseburensis, a genomic segment contains:
- a CDS encoding MazG-like family protein: MEEKKLVDLDEIEKLTVLDSKTLVERTLKLSEEVGEVSQAVLSYTNACGCGYKNKSKEDIIEECLDVIIVASAIISQTYNNKIDEEKVIQIYKSKLSKWKSKCE; encoded by the coding sequence ATGGAAGAAAAAAAATTAGTTGACTTAGATGAGATAGAAAAGTTAACCGTATTAGATAGTAAAACATTAGTTGAAAGAACTTTAAAATTATCAGAGGAGGTAGGAGAGGTATCACAAGCTGTATTAAGTTATACAAATGCATGTGGTTGTGGTTATAAAAACAAATCTAAAGAAGATATAATAGAAGAATGTTTAGATGTTATAATAGTGGCAAGCGCAATAATAAGCCAAACATATAATAATAAAATTGATGAAGAAAAAGTAATACAAATATATAAATCAAAGCTTTCTAAATGGAAATCAAAGTGTGAATAA
- a CDS encoding pyridoxamine 5'-phosphate oxidase family protein: MNNTLVLYESNSNTTRKAAEIISFIVGNSKLLDVENSPNSIDKYSNIVIAIPLLGKKTGDKTIKYLEKHNFDFTNKKLIVVCVGLSKKDGIQYSTQIQNITKKANIYYHFIHEELVLSKLTQEDKSSIKNFSEIINVPFKDMGEFKDTEAVKAAINIKKYIDRQQKTVPKIEMKKSIDQFIKKHNTATIATGYENFIRATPIEYEYKDNVFYFISEGGLKYVGILQNKNISITIYEEYTGMDNLRGLQITGNCQMIDTYSEEYEEIINLKKLNLEYIKKLPITLNIFKVIPIKYEYLNSNFKKNGYDARQILDCID, from the coding sequence ATGAATAATACACTTGTATTATATGAAAGTAATTCTAATACTACAAGAAAAGCTGCAGAAATCATATCATTTATAGTAGGAAATTCTAAATTGCTCGACGTTGAAAATAGTCCAAATTCAATAGATAAATATTCAAATATAGTTATAGCAATTCCTTTATTAGGAAAGAAGACAGGAGATAAAACGATAAAATATTTAGAAAAACATAATTTTGATTTTACAAACAAAAAACTTATAGTAGTTTGTGTTGGATTATCCAAAAAAGACGGAATCCAATACTCAACTCAAATACAAAATATAACTAAGAAGGCAAATATATATTATCATTTTATACATGAAGAATTAGTGCTTAGCAAATTAACACAAGAAGATAAATCTAGCATAAAAAATTTTTCGGAAATAATAAATGTACCATTTAAAGATATGGGAGAATTTAAAGATACTGAAGCTGTAAAAGCAGCTATAAATATAAAAAAATACATAGATAGACAACAGAAAACTGTTCCTAAAATTGAGATGAAAAAAAGTATAGATCAATTTATAAAAAAACACAATACGGCTACAATTGCTACCGGATATGAAAATTTTATAAGGGCTACACCTATAGAGTATGAATACAAAGATAATGTATTTTATTTTATATCAGAAGGTGGATTAAAATATGTAGGGATACTTCAAAATAAAAATATAAGTATTACAATTTACGAAGAGTATACAGGTATGGACAACTTAAGAGGTCTTCAAATTACGGGAAATTGCCAAATGATAGATACTTATAGCGAAGAATATGAAGAAATTATTAACTTAAAAAAGTTAAATCTTGAGTATATAAAAAAGCTTCCTATAACTCTTAATATTTTTAAAGTTATACCTATTAAATATGAATATTTAAACTCAAATTTTAAAAAAAATGGATATGATGCTAGACAGATATTAGACTGCATAGATTAA
- a CDS encoding sensor histidine kinase, whose product MAKVIGEGNYNNALEYNSNIKEVNELIISINKLAEKLNKQELLRKRLTTDISHELRTPITSMQGHLDAMIDGVWEITPQRLISIKEEVVRLGSLVGSLRNLAKFDNETSESNRKNTNLGELIQNIIYNYEAKALDKNISIDYELNNIYMNIDKNQFSQVIINLLSNAIKYTNKGGKIYIKLTLLK is encoded by the coding sequence ATGGCAAAAGTAATTGGTGAAGGTAACTATAACAATGCATTAGAATATAATAGTAATATTAAAGAAGTAAATGAGCTTATAATATCTATAAATAAACTGGCAGAAAAACTTAATAAACAAGAATTACTAAGAAAAAGGCTAACAACAGACATATCTCATGAACTCAGAACACCTATAACTAGTATGCAAGGACATTTAGATGCAATGATCGATGGAGTGTGGGAAATTACACCACAAAGACTTATAAGCATAAAAGAAGAGGTCGTAAGATTAGGGAGTTTAGTAGGTAGTCTTAGAAATTTAGCAAAGTTTGATAATGAAACGAGTGAATCGAATAGAAAAAATACTAACTTAGGAGAACTAATACAAAATATAATATATAATTATGAAGCAAAAGCACTAGATAAAAATATAAGTATAGATTATGAATTAAATAATATATATATGAATATAGATAAAAATCAGTTCTCACAAGTTATAATAAATTTATTGTCAAATGCTATTAAATATACAAATAAAGGTGGAAAAATCTACATTAAGCTAACTTTATTGAAGTAG
- a CDS encoding amino acid permease, whose protein sequence is MKSDIFRKMPVEKLLSHNQEGKGLKKVLGAFELTMLGIGAIIGTGIFVLTGVAAADYAGPALILSFIISGIACAFAALCYAELSAMIPISGSAYTFGYVGLGEIWGWLIGWDLILEYCVAVAAVSIGWSGYIVNILNILGIHLPKALIAAPGSGGIINLPAILILALIAGLLLLGAKESAKLNNILVAVKIAVVLLFIILGFKHVEPANWHPFMPYGWSGVFSGAAIVFFAYIGFDAVATAAEEVKNPQKDLPKGIIGSLLICTVLYIVVSAILTGMVPYLDFKDNAAPVAYALSKVGIQWGSALVSVGAVCGITSVLLVMMYGSTRLFYALSRDGLLPKAFSQVSQKSGAPTKSIALVFIATALVAGFFPIGKVAELTNMGTLAAFVIVSLSVIILRKSRPDLQRPFKVPFVPVIPILAVVFCLFLILQLPTFTKMAFLVWISIGFIVYVFYGYKHSSLNEEKIKS, encoded by the coding sequence ATGAAATCTGATATATTCAGAAAGATGCCAGTTGAGAAGCTATTGAGCCATAATCAAGAAGGTAAAGGATTAAAGAAAGTTTTAGGGGCATTTGAACTTACTATGCTAGGTATAGGGGCAATAATAGGAACAGGAATATTTGTATTAACAGGTGTAGCAGCTGCAGATTATGCAGGTCCAGCTCTTATACTATCATTTATTATTTCAGGTATAGCGTGTGCTTTTGCAGCATTATGCTATGCAGAACTATCAGCGATGATACCTATATCAGGAAGTGCATATACCTTTGGATATGTAGGGCTTGGAGAAATTTGGGGGTGGCTAATAGGTTGGGATTTAATATTAGAGTACTGTGTAGCAGTAGCAGCTGTTTCAATTGGTTGGTCTGGCTATATAGTAAATATACTAAATATACTAGGTATACATTTACCTAAAGCCTTAATAGCAGCACCTGGTAGTGGCGGTATTATAAATTTACCAGCAATATTAATTTTAGCTCTTATAGCTGGATTATTATTATTAGGAGCGAAGGAAAGCGCTAAACTAAATAATATATTAGTAGCAGTAAAAATAGCAGTAGTTCTTTTATTTATAATTTTAGGGTTTAAACACGTAGAACCAGCTAACTGGCATCCATTTATGCCTTATGGATGGAGTGGAGTATTCTCTGGAGCCGCAATAGTATTCTTTGCATATATTGGATTCGATGCGGTTGCAACAGCAGCAGAAGAAGTTAAAAATCCTCAAAAAGATTTGCCTAAAGGAATAATAGGGTCTTTATTAATATGTACTGTATTATATATAGTAGTATCTGCTATATTAACAGGTATGGTACCATATTTAGACTTTAAGGATAATGCGGCTCCTGTTGCATACGCATTATCAAAAGTTGGTATTCAATGGGGATCAGCTTTAGTATCAGTAGGTGCAGTATGTGGTATAACTTCAGTATTATTAGTTATGATGTATGGATCTACTCGTTTATTTTATGCTTTATCAAGAGATGGATTATTACCTAAAGCATTTAGTCAAGTTTCTCAAAAAAGTGGAGCACCAACTAAGAGTATAGCACTAGTTTTTATAGCTACAGCACTTGTAGCAGGGTTCTTCCCAATAGGAAAAGTTGCAGAATTAACTAATATGGGAACATTAGCAGCATTTGTTATAGTTTCTTTATCAGTTATAATACTAAGAAAATCTAGACCTGATTTACAAAGACCATTTAAGGTTCCTTTCGTTCCAGTAATTCCTATACTTGCAGTTGTATTTTGCTTATTCTTAATATTACAATTACCTACTTTCACAAAAATGGCATTTTTAGTCTGGATTTCTATAGGATTTATTGTATATGTATTTTATGGATATAAACATAGTTCATTGAATGAAGAAAAAATAAAATCTTAA
- a CDS encoding lysophospholipase, with protein sequence MDKIKSSTIYEDGYIMGKENVKIYYKSYIVEQSKANIVISHGFCETSEKYDEIIKMFNDSGFSVYIMDHRGHGKSGRLGIDNSQINVESFEHYVYDFKTFLDSVVVYNKKEEKIFLFAHSMGGAIGSLFLEKYENYFDGAILNCPMMEIETGKYPIFISKIVSRFMCLIGQGNQYILGHGPFKIKGNLNKLELDSQTRYSSYLKKQLENEELQTSGGAFKWLKEAFKATDVLTREENASKVKIPILIFQAGKDIFVRPGGQNKFASYAKNCKIILRKDAKHDIYIEEDAIFNTYIEDVINFYNGLLKNKSRIN encoded by the coding sequence ATGGATAAAATAAAAAGTAGTACAATATATGAAGATGGATATATAATGGGAAAAGAGAACGTTAAAATATATTATAAAAGTTATATTGTAGAACAGAGTAAAGCTAATATAGTAATATCTCATGGTTTCTGTGAAACATCAGAAAAATATGATGAAATAATTAAAATGTTTAATGATAGCGGATTTTCAGTATACATAATGGATCATAGAGGCCATGGAAAATCCGGACGATTAGGTATAGATAATAGCCAAATAAATGTAGAAAGTTTTGAACATTATGTATATGATTTTAAAACTTTTTTAGATAGTGTTGTTGTATATAATAAAAAAGAAGAAAAAATATTCCTATTTGCTCACTCTATGGGAGGAGCTATAGGATCATTATTTTTAGAAAAGTATGAAAATTATTTCGATGGAGCAATTTTAAATTGTCCTATGATGGAAATTGAAACAGGAAAATATCCTATCTTTATTTCTAAGATAGTCTCTAGATTTATGTGTCTTATAGGTCAAGGAAACCAATATATATTAGGCCATGGTCCATTTAAAATAAAAGGAAATTTAAATAAATTAGAACTTGATTCTCAAACAAGATATAGTTCATATTTAAAAAAACAGCTTGAAAATGAAGAACTTCAAACATCTGGGGGGGCATTTAAATGGTTAAAAGAAGCATTTAAAGCAACAGATGTATTAACTCGAGAGGAAAATGCAAGTAAAGTAAAAATACCTATATTGATATTTCAGGCAGGGAAAGATATTTTTGTAAGGCCGGGTGGACAAAATAAGTTCGCAAGTTATGCTAAAAATTGCAAGATTATTTTAAGAAAAGATGCAAAACATGATATATATATCGAAGAAGATGCAATTTTTAACACGTATATTGAGGATGTAATTAATTTTTACAATGGACTACTAAAAAATAAATCTCGTATAAACTAA
- a CDS encoding Na+/H+ antiporter NhaC family protein, whose protein sequence is MKQETKKGNPLALLPLGVFLLLFVGSGIITGDFYKMPAVVAFLISGAVALLFNKKESLEAKLNVFCKGAGEPNIILMVLIFLFAGAFSSVAKAMGGVDSTVNLSLSILPSNLLVAGLFIIGCFISVSMGTSVGTIAALAPIGVGISEKTGIPVALVIGAVVGGAMFGDNLSIISDTTIAAVRTQGCELKDKFKMNFKIVLPAAIVTAVLLTIVTLGYDNVANQSYDYNLIKVLPYLVVLIGALCGVNVFVLLGSGIGFAGVVGLFTKSFDIFGLIEAISGGIAGMYELSILCIVVGGAVSLIKFNGGIDYILYFITSRIKSKKGAEFGIAGLVSVIDLCTANNTIAIVTAGPLAKDIADKYEIDPRKTASILDIFSSCWQGVIPYGAQLLTAAGVAQISPVEILPYLYYPGLMFICGIASILFAKNICKVKKSNQTA, encoded by the coding sequence ATGAAACAAGAAACTAAAAAAGGAAATCCATTAGCATTATTGCCTTTAGGCGTGTTTTTATTATTATTTGTAGGAAGTGGGATAATAACAGGAGATTTTTATAAAATGCCTGCAGTAGTAGCATTTTTAATATCTGGTGCAGTAGCATTATTATTTAATAAAAAAGAGAGTTTAGAAGCAAAGTTAAATGTATTTTGTAAAGGTGCAGGAGAACCTAATATTATTTTAATGGTTTTAATATTTTTATTTGCAGGAGCATTTTCAAGTGTAGCTAAAGCTATGGGAGGAGTAGATTCAACGGTAAACCTAAGTTTATCAATACTTCCATCAAATCTTTTAGTAGCAGGACTATTTATAATAGGATGCTTTATATCAGTATCAATGGGAACCTCAGTTGGTACAATAGCCGCTTTAGCTCCAATAGGTGTTGGAATATCTGAAAAAACAGGAATACCAGTAGCTTTAGTTATAGGAGCAGTAGTAGGTGGAGCAATGTTTGGAGACAATTTATCTATAATATCAGATACAACAATAGCAGCAGTAAGAACACAAGGTTGTGAATTAAAAGATAAATTTAAAATGAACTTTAAAATAGTTTTACCAGCAGCTATAGTTACTGCAGTGTTACTAACAATAGTAACATTAGGATATGATAATGTTGCAAACCAAAGCTATGACTATAATCTAATAAAAGTTCTTCCATACCTAGTAGTACTGATAGGTGCACTATGTGGAGTAAATGTTTTCGTACTATTAGGCAGTGGAATTGGATTTGCAGGGGTTGTAGGTTTATTTACTAAATCATTCGATATATTTGGACTTATAGAAGCTATATCTGGCGGAATAGCAGGTATGTATGAATTAAGTATTTTATGTATAGTAGTAGGAGGCGCAGTTTCTCTTATAAAGTTTAATGGTGGTATTGATTATATACTTTATTTTATAACAAGCAGAATAAAAAGTAAAAAAGGTGCAGAGTTTGGAATAGCTGGATTAGTAAGTGTTATTGATTTATGTACTGCAAATAATACTATAGCAATAGTTACAGCGGGCCCATTAGCAAAGGATATTGCTGATAAATATGAAATAGATCCTAGAAAAACAGCTAGTATATTGGATATATTTTCATCTTGCTGGCAAGGCGTTATACCATATGGAGCACAGCTTTTAACAGCAGCTGGTGTTGCTCAAATATCTCCAGTTGAAATTTTACCATATTTATATTATCCAGGATTAATGTTTATATGTGGTATAGCATCTATATTATTTGCAAAAAATATTTGTAAAGTCAAAAAATCAAATCAAACAGCTTAA
- a CDS encoding bifunctional 2',3'-cyclic-nucleotide 2'-phosphodiesterase/3'-nucleotidase gives MKISKKLLTLGLTLVMVVPVIVGCSNKENTNVQNPADTIDFKIIATSDMHDYLMNYDYYTTSESDNYGLVKISTIINQYKDENGKKGDKKLDNLIVVDNGDLIQGNPLGDYYARVEPVKVGETHPAYKALETSGYDVGNLGNHEFNYGLDYLKQIIKDTKVPIVNANIYNAQTNKSEFEQYKIITENVVDENGKEHQIKIGVTGFVPPQILSWDKLNLEGKVTVKDIKDSAEDVISKMKKDGCDVVVALAHTGYGDGKYEKDEENMAYELTKIKGIDAVVGGHSHDIFPAENFIEGNKQLKEVDVKKGTMNNIATVQPSKYAEGVGVIDLKLQKDKEGYKVVDSSSEYISAEGIENDKALEGALKESHEKVVAYVNSPVGKTDVAINTYFALTNDNNAVQLISDAQLDYIKKKILEEDELKQYKELPVLSAAAPFKAGLSKDGTKADDYVDIEKGNLSIKDIANIYKYPNTAAVLKLNGKYIKNWLEMSAGMFNTIDPNKSESQELLNKNYPAFNFDTLDGLTYEIDVTKKPKYNENGDLVNKDSNRITNLKYDGKEVKESDEFLVITNNYRASGGGNFPIFEGSDKKVVFTSSDETRQIVTDYIKAKGTISPKADNNWKIKTTTSKAKPVFLSNDNGEDYLKDYCNIKKYSDKDNDLVEYEYDLNK, from the coding sequence TTGAAAATTTCAAAAAAATTACTAACATTAGGACTTACTTTGGTTATGGTGGTCCCGGTTATAGTAGGCTGTTCAAATAAAGAAAATACAAATGTTCAAAATCCCGCAGATACTATAGATTTTAAAATAATAGCAACTAGCGATATGCATGACTATTTAATGAACTACGATTATTATACGACATCAGAGTCTGATAATTATGGATTAGTTAAAATTTCAACTATTATAAATCAATATAAAGATGAAAATGGGAAAAAAGGAGATAAAAAACTTGACAATCTTATAGTAGTTGATAATGGAGATTTAATTCAAGGAAATCCCTTAGGTGACTATTATGCTAGAGTAGAACCAGTTAAAGTAGGTGAGACACATCCTGCGTATAAAGCTTTAGAAACTTCAGGGTATGATGTGGGCAATTTAGGTAATCATGAATTTAATTATGGATTAGATTATTTAAAACAAATAATAAAAGATACTAAAGTCCCTATTGTAAATGCTAATATTTATAATGCACAAACTAATAAATCTGAATTTGAACAATATAAAATAATAACAGAGAATGTAGTTGATGAAAACGGTAAAGAGCATCAAATAAAAATTGGTGTAACAGGATTTGTTCCACCTCAAATATTAAGTTGGGATAAATTAAACTTGGAAGGAAAAGTTACTGTAAAAGATATAAAAGATAGCGCGGAAGATGTTATAAGTAAAATGAAGAAAGACGGTTGTGATGTAGTTGTAGCACTTGCTCATACAGGATATGGTGATGGAAAGTACGAAAAAGATGAAGAAAATATGGCTTATGAACTTACAAAAATTAAAGGAATAGATGCAGTTGTAGGAGGTCACTCACATGATATATTCCCTGCTGAGAATTTTATAGAAGGTAATAAGCAATTAAAAGAGGTTGATGTGAAAAAAGGTACCATGAATAATATTGCAACGGTTCAACCTTCTAAATATGCAGAAGGTGTAGGGGTAATTGATTTAAAACTACAAAAAGATAAAGAAGGATATAAAGTTGTTGATTCATCTTCTGAATATATTAGTGCAGAAGGTATAGAAAATGACAAAGCATTAGAAGGAGCACTAAAAGAATCACATGAGAAAGTAGTTGCATATGTAAATTCTCCAGTTGGCAAAACAGATGTAGCTATAAATACTTATTTTGCATTGACTAATGATAATAATGCTGTTCAACTTATATCTGATGCTCAATTAGATTATATTAAAAAGAAAATTTTAGAAGAGGATGAGTTAAAGCAGTATAAAGAGCTACCTGTATTATCAGCAGCGGCACCGTTTAAAGCAGGCCTTTCAAAAGATGGAACAAAAGCTGATGATTATGTAGATATAGAAAAAGGTAATTTATCCATAAAAGATATTGCAAATATTTATAAATATCCTAATACAGCAGCAGTTCTTAAATTAAATGGAAAATATATCAAGAATTGGTTAGAAATGAGTGCAGGTATGTTTAATACGATAGACCCAAATAAGTCTGAATCACAAGAGCTATTAAATAAAAACTACCCTGCATTTAACTTTGATACATTAGATGGATTAACATATGAAATTGATGTAACTAAAAAGCCAAAATATAATGAAAATGGAGACTTAGTAAATAAAGATTCAAATAGAATAACGAATCTTAAATATGATGGAAAAGAAGTAAAAGAGAGTGATGAATTCTTAGTTATAACTAATAATTATAGAGCTAGTGGTGGGGGGAACTTTCCTATATTTGAAGGAAGTGATAAAAAAGTAGTATTTACTTCTAGTGATGAAACTAGACAAATAGTTACAGACTATATAAAAGCAAAAGGAACTATATCTCCAAAAGCGGATAATAATTGGAAAATAAAAACTACTACAAGTAAAGCAAAACCAGTCTTCTTATCTAATGATAATGGTGAAGATTATCTAAAAGATTATTGTAATATAAAAAAATATTCAGATAAAGATAATGACCTTGTTGAATATGAATATGATTTAAATAAATAA
- a CDS encoding cupin domain-containing protein — protein MIKIAKDIGVTRVDNLRGGKKSVNIKHLIWGDELKDKAKMISKITLPKGASIGYHDHTDDFEVYYILSGVGIVDDNGNITKVSKGDVIYTCDGATHSIENTGENNLEFIAIVINE, from the coding sequence ATGATAAAGATAGCAAAGGATATAGGGGTTACAAGAGTAGATAATTTGAGAGGTGGTAAAAAAAGTGTAAATATAAAACACTTAATTTGGGGAGATGAGTTAAAAGATAAAGCAAAAATGATATCAAAAATAACATTACCAAAAGGTGCGTCTATAGGATATCATGACCATACAGACGATTTTGAAGTATATTATATATTGAGTGGAGTAGGTATTGTAGATGACAATGGTAACATTACGAAGGTATCAAAAGGAGATGTTATATATACTTGTGATGGTGCTACTCACTCAATCGAAAATACAGGCGAAAATAATTTAGAATTTATTGCTATAGTTATAAATGAATAA